From Flavobacterium alkalisoli, the proteins below share one genomic window:
- a CDS encoding sigma-54-dependent transcriptional regulator, protein MSVKILVVDDDTAFCIMLKTFLQKRGYEVVNAFNGNDALQELNKGFFDIVLTDIRLPDSDGLEILKNVKQLSLKTQVILMTGYTDIKTAVNAMKMGAFDYVGKPINPDEILYTIQQALLKSENKNSSPSKASAVKSPSSPLNFVKGISNDSAKLYDHINLVAPTNMSVLIIGDSGTGKEYIAQSIHMQSKRADKPFIAVDCGAIPKELASSEFFGHLKGSFTGAVTDKTGHFEAANGGTLFLDEVGNLSYEVQVQLLRALQERKIKPVGSNNEVQVDIRVVAATNEDLNEAVKRGDFREDLYHRLNEFCIRVPKLNERKEDIMMFANHFLAQANDELEKDVERFDQNVIDLFLSYAWPGNLREMKNIIKRSVLLTRGAAITLDVLPPEMEQAANEDIQSDYSNISEEEAIRKALERTNNNKSKAAKLLDIDRKTLYNKLKLYNIDL, encoded by the coding sequence ATGAGTGTAAAAATTCTGGTTGTTGACGACGATACTGCTTTCTGCATAATGCTGAAAACCTTTTTGCAAAAAAGAGGGTACGAAGTAGTAAATGCTTTTAATGGTAATGATGCTCTCCAGGAACTTAATAAGGGCTTTTTTGATATTGTATTAACCGATATCCGCCTTCCGGATAGTGACGGGCTTGAGATACTTAAAAATGTAAAGCAATTGTCATTAAAAACTCAGGTTATTTTAATGACTGGCTATACCGATATTAAAACTGCCGTTAATGCGATGAAGATGGGGGCCTTTGATTATGTAGGCAAACCCATAAACCCCGATGAGATACTTTATACAATACAGCAGGCATTATTAAAATCTGAAAATAAAAATTCATCTCCTTCAAAAGCCAGTGCAGTTAAGAGTCCCAGCTCTCCTTTAAATTTTGTTAAAGGAATAAGTAACGATTCTGCAAAATTGTATGATCATATAAATCTTGTTGCGCCAACTAATATGTCTGTTCTGATAATAGGGGACAGCGGTACAGGAAAAGAATATATTGCACAGTCAATACATATGCAAAGTAAGAGGGCTGATAAACCTTTTATTGCGGTAGACTGTGGTGCTATACCCAAAGAACTTGCCTCAAGTGAATTTTTTGGACATTTAAAAGGATCTTTTACCGGTGCAGTAACTGATAAGACGGGGCATTTTGAAGCTGCTAACGGAGGAACTCTTTTTCTTGATGAAGTAGGGAATCTATCATATGAAGTTCAGGTGCAATTGCTGCGTGCGCTTCAGGAACGTAAAATAAAGCCTGTAGGAAGTAATAATGAAGTCCAGGTGGATATACGTGTAGTTGCAGCTACAAATGAAGATTTAAACGAGGCTGTTAAACGCGGTGATTTTAGAGAAGACCTTTACCACAGACTTAATGAGTTTTGTATTCGTGTGCCTAAGCTTAATGAGCGTAAAGAAGATATAATGATGTTTGCAAATCATTTTCTTGCTCAGGCTAATGATGAACTTGAAAAAGATGTAGAACGTTTCGATCAGAATGTTATTGATTTATTTTTGAGTTATGCCTGGCCAGGCAATCTTAGGGAAATGAAGAACATTATTAAGCGCTCTGTATTATTAACCAGAGGTGCCGCAATAACATTGGATGTTTTGCCTCCTGAAATGGAGCAGGCAGCTAATGAGGATATACAGTCTGATTATTCTAATATAAGTGAGGAAGAGGCAATTCGTAAGGCACTTGAAAGGACAAATAATAATAAGTCTAAAGCAGCCAAACTATTAGATATAGACAGAAAAACTCTTTACAATAAACTTAAGTTGTACAATATAGATCTTTAG